Proteins encoded in a region of the Coffea eugenioides isolate CCC68of chromosome 4, Ceug_1.0, whole genome shotgun sequence genome:
- the LOC113769056 gene encoding uncharacterized protein LOC113769056 — protein sequence MASARSYKTVQIIFILIIITASSISSVLSKPNDQKLKRIRSYLRRINKLAIKTIESPDGDLIDCVPSHLQPAFDHPLLKGQKPLKPTHHGSRKSIQLWTDSGESCPDATVPIRRTTMKDVLRAGSLHKFSRKIFSKQNAKISSDDQLGSVATVTEDCFYGTRVKIHVWKANETDQYDFRLSQVWIASGNTTSNDLNTVEAGWQVNPKLFGDNSPRLFTYWTADSYGTTGCYNLLCSGFVQTNNRISLGAAISPRFTQNGRELDIDIPMMIAKDAEHGHWWLEIGPGFVVGYWPSFLFSHLHSHANMVQFGGIIVKTRSMGLNAPTQIRTGDISDGGIGKASNSQDLKVTEGVDKLVPLCSVEIFGRKLFKASHMIE from the exons ATGGCTTCTGCTAGATCTTACAAAACAGTTCAAATTATATTCATCTTGATTATAATTACTGCTTCTTCTATTTCATCAGTCTTGTCTAAGCCAAATGAT CAGAAGTTAAAGAGAATTAGAAGTTATCTGAGGAGGATTAACAAACTAGCAATCAAGACAATTGAG AGTCCAGATGGTGATCTAATAGATTGTGTCCCATCTCATCTCCAACCAGCTTTTGATCATCCTCTGCTCAAAGGACAGAAGCCACTG AAACCAACCCACCATGGTTCGAGGAAGAGCATTCAACTGTGGACTGATTCTGGTGAATCGTGCCCTGATGCTACTGTACCTATCAGAAGAACTACAATGAAAGATGTCCTGAGAGCTGGTTCACTGCACAAATTTAGCAGAAAAATTTTCAGTAAACAGAATGCTAAGATAAGCAGTGATGATCAACTG GGATCTGTTGCCACTGTTACTGAAGATTGTTTCTATGGAACGCGAGTCAAGATACATGTCTGGAAAGCTAATGAGACGGACCAATACGACTTCAGACTGTCACAAGTCTGGATAGCCTCTGGTAATACTACTAGTAATGATCTTAATACTGTTGAAGCCGGCTGGCAG GTTAATCCGAAATTATTTGGAGACAACTCCCCCAGATTATTCACGTACTGGACG GCTGATTCATATGGAACCACAGGATGCTATAACCTCCTGTGTTCAGGCTTTGTACAAACTAATAACAGAATTTCTTTAGGGGCAGCAATCTCTCCAAGATTTACTCAGAATGGCAGAGAACTTGATATCGACATACCGATGATGATTGCAAAG GATGCTGAGCATGGACATTGGTGGCTTGAAATCGGGCCAGGGTTCGTTGTTGGATATTGGCCATCATTTCTGTTTAGTCATCTACATAGCCATGCAAACATGGTTCAGTTTGGGGGAATAATAGTTAAAACCAGATCAATGGGATTGAATGCACCAACTCAAATTAGAACCGGTGATATTTCTGATGGAGGGATTGGCAAAGCATCGAACAGTCAAGACTTGAAAGTTACTGAAGGCGTTGATAAATTAGTACCTTTATGTAGTGTAGAAATCTTTGGAAGAAAGCTTTTCAAGGCGTCTCACATGATCGAATAG
- the LOC113769057 gene encoding dirigent protein 23-like: MDKINLKMKTTQPIAILWWVVAMMALPILAHGSIDQSPEAVKNWFKELRHAKEKLTELHFYVHDRVTAESPTSVLVAQANATSKSPTMFGATYVFDDPMTLGPKPSSQIIGHAQGISSSASKEDDASQIAIMNLVFNDGKFNGSTLSVLGDYPFFQKYKEMPIVGGSGAFRLAGGLVTAIIYAYNDTTQNEIIDFHVLVLHY, from the coding sequence ATGGACAAGATCAACTTGAAGATGAAGACAACACAACCCATTGCAATACTGTGGTGGGTCGTGGCGATGATGGCCCTGCCAATATTGGCTCATGGCAGCATTGATCAAAGTCCTGAAGCCGTTAAAAATTGGTTCAAAGAGCTTCGACATGCAAAGGAGAAGTTGACAGAGCTTCACTTCTATGTTCATGACAGGGTAACTGCAGAGAGCCCCACATCTGTGCTAGTTGCTCAAGCCAACGCTACTAGCAAATCTCCCACGATGTTCGGGGCAACCTACGTCTTCGATGACCCGATGACACTGGGACCTAAGCCCAGTTCCCAGATCATCGGTCACGCCCAGGGCATATCCAGTTCGGCATCGAAAGAGGATGATGCTTCACAAATTGCCATCATGAACTTGGTATTCAACGATGGCAAGTTCAATGGTAGCACCCTTAGCGTTCTAGGTGATTATCCCTTCTTCCAGAAGTACAAGGAGATGCCAATAGTAGGTGGTTCTGGGGCTTTTCGATTGGCCGGTGGATTGGTTACAGCAATAATCTATGCTTACAATGATACCACCCAGAATGAAATTATCGACTTCCACGTCCTCGTTCTGCATTATTGA